The following are encoded together in the Falsiruegeria litorea R37 genome:
- the trmB gene encoding tRNA (guanosine(46)-N7)-methyltransferase TrmB, translating into MSTDHPDRPRRNFYGRFKGKTLKQSQKTYLDEDLAALAPGAVAWDENPTRENLDLDGLFGGKPVWLEIGFGGGEHLVHQAASNPDVGIIGAEPYINGVAMLLGKIRKAGVDNLAVHPGDARDLFDVLPDQSISKAFLLYPDPWPKTRHHRRRFVTPEHLEPLARVMKPGAILRVATDIPDYVRQTLEEVPKAGFDWLAERPDDWRVSWEDWISTRYEQKALREGRVPHYLTFRRQG; encoded by the coding sequence ATGAGCACCGATCACCCAGACCGCCCCCGCCGGAACTTTTATGGTCGCTTCAAGGGCAAGACCCTGAAGCAAAGCCAAAAGACCTATCTGGACGAAGACCTGGCCGCCCTTGCGCCGGGTGCTGTCGCCTGGGACGAAAACCCCACGCGCGAAAATCTGGATCTGGATGGTCTCTTCGGCGGCAAGCCCGTCTGGCTCGAAATCGGCTTTGGCGGTGGCGAGCATCTGGTGCATCAGGCCGCCAGCAACCCCGACGTGGGCATCATCGGAGCCGAGCCTTATATCAACGGCGTCGCGATGCTCTTGGGCAAGATCCGCAAGGCAGGCGTCGACAACTTGGCCGTGCATCCCGGTGACGCACGCGATCTGTTTGACGTGCTGCCTGATCAGAGCATTTCCAAGGCCTTCCTGCTCTACCCGGATCCCTGGCCCAAAACCCGCCACCACCGCCGCCGCTTTGTCACGCCCGAACATCTGGAGCCTCTGGCCCGCGTCATGAAACCCGGCGCGATCCTTCGGGTGGCCACCGACATTCCCGACTATGTCCGCCAGACCCTGGAAGAGGTGCCCAAGGCGGGTTTTGACTGGCTGGCCGAACGCCCGGACGATTGGCGCGTGTCGTGGGAGGATTGGATTTCCACCCGCTATGAGCAAAAGGCCCTGCGCGAGGGCCGGGTGCCCCACTATCTGACGTTCCGCAGGCAGGGGTGA
- a CDS encoding sensor histidine kinase: protein MTANRSISLKLSRSLILAMIGIWLAMVTYAMLHANHELVETFDYILLENAIRTLPLASEIAQGNVLPQVVVDVPEIGEFADLAEALDFAVLDANGAVLFHKADVPLPATLEPGFSDTNGARTFVLMDPAGGYGVAVLETAGLRTYTLVEILPSMIIPLLVAVPIMAALAYVLSRKALDPILGFARQIGQRDGRNLSPIQSIDIPTELDPVATEVERLLARVRAALEAERSFSAECAHELRTPLAGALASVQAARGDGTEKQVVLDQVETSLKSLASLAETLLQNSRLQHGFAISDKVIDVVQVMEVVLAEPFFSTFENDRFDVEYPEELKLQVHMDADACAIALRNLMTNALRYSPPNSMVRIRIEGRTFEAINAGQRIPADLLERLGERFTRGNTQTSGTGLGLAITRAVMEDIGGSLELRSPAPNQPDGFSAKLIFPELEPQE from the coding sequence GCTCGCTTATTCTCGCCATGATTGGCATATGGCTGGCTATGGTCACCTACGCGATGTTGCATGCCAACCACGAACTGGTCGAAACCTTCGATTACATTCTCTTGGAAAACGCGATCAGAACCCTGCCGCTGGCGTCCGAGATCGCACAGGGCAATGTATTGCCGCAGGTGGTCGTTGACGTACCCGAGATCGGCGAGTTCGCTGATCTGGCCGAAGCACTCGACTTTGCAGTCCTTGATGCGAATGGCGCAGTCCTCTTTCACAAGGCCGACGTGCCCCTGCCCGCCACGCTGGAACCCGGGTTTTCGGACACGAACGGGGCCCGAACCTTTGTCCTGATGGATCCAGCTGGTGGTTACGGGGTCGCGGTGCTGGAAACTGCGGGGTTGCGCACCTATACGCTGGTCGAAATCCTGCCGTCCATGATCATTCCCTTGCTGGTGGCTGTGCCGATCATGGCCGCATTGGCCTATGTTCTGTCGCGCAAAGCCTTGGACCCGATCCTGGGCTTTGCCCGACAGATCGGGCAGCGTGATGGTCGCAACCTCAGCCCGATTCAGTCCATCGACATCCCCACCGAACTGGACCCCGTCGCGACCGAAGTCGAACGGTTGCTCGCCCGGGTTCGTGCCGCACTCGAGGCAGAGCGCAGCTTCAGTGCAGAATGCGCCCATGAGCTGCGCACGCCGCTTGCCGGTGCGCTGGCAAGCGTTCAGGCCGCCCGAGGCGATGGTACGGAAAAACAGGTGGTGCTTGATCAGGTTGAAACATCCCTGAAGTCCCTTGCCAGTTTGGCCGAGACGCTTTTGCAGAACTCGCGTTTGCAGCACGGCTTTGCTATCTCGGACAAGGTGATCGACGTGGTTCAGGTGATGGAGGTGGTCCTGGCCGAGCCTTTTTTCTCTACTTTCGAAAACGACCGCTTTGACGTCGAGTATCCCGAAGAGCTGAAATTGCAGGTTCACATGGATGCGGACGCTTGCGCCATCGCCCTGCGCAACCTGATGACCAATGCGCTGCGCTACAGCCCGCCCAATTCGATGGTTCGTATCCGTATCGAAGGCCGTACCTTCGAAGCGATCAACGCAGGTCAACGTATCCCCGCGGACCTGTTGGAACGGCTTGGCGAACGCTTTACGCGCGGCAATACGCAGACCAGCGGCACCGGGCTGGGGCTGGCAATCACGAGAGCGGTGATGGAAGACATCGGCGGTAGCCTTGAGTTACGCTCACCTGCGCCCAATCAGCCCGACGGATTTTCGGCGAAACTGATCTTTCCGGAACTGGAGCCGCAGGAATGA
- a CDS encoding AAA family ATPase: MQRIMIIGGPGSGKSTLARALVDRLDLPVVHMDPIYWKGDWILRDPAQVMQMARTAADASAWVFDGNHSRSMAYRAERADLIVMLDMPRSVRMWRVLWRSARFYGRTRPDMGPNCPERFDWAFLKFCWNYQTDGRLSALQFVTEWSDRCATRILRSRAEVEVFLTDLVVRCPHSPLATPPPSQ; this comes from the coding sequence ATGCAGCGGATCATGATCATTGGTGGGCCGGGGTCGGGCAAGTCTACCCTGGCGCGGGCTCTTGTTGACAGGCTGGATCTGCCCGTTGTGCATATGGACCCGATCTATTGGAAAGGCGACTGGATCCTGCGAGATCCCGCGCAGGTGATGCAGATGGCCAGGACGGCTGCTGATGCCTCGGCTTGGGTCTTTGACGGCAACCATTCGCGCAGCATGGCCTACCGCGCGGAACGCGCCGATTTGATCGTGATGCTCGACATGCCGCGGTCCGTTCGCATGTGGCGCGTGCTCTGGCGTTCGGCCCGATTCTATGGGCGCACGCGACCCGATATGGGACCCAATTGCCCCGAACGTTTCGATTGGGCATTTCTGAAATTTTGCTGGAACTACCAGACCGACGGCCGCCTGAGTGCCTTGCAGTTTGTCACCGAGTGGTCTGATCGCTGCGCGACACGCATTTTGCGCAGCCGAGCTGAGGTAGAGGTGTTTCTGACCGATCTTGTGGTCCGCTGTCCTCACAGCCCGCTTGCAACACCGCCGCCAAGCCAGTAA
- a CDS encoding ferredoxin reductase family protein, which translates to MLSHAFGTVALMSMALTVILSARLRVIDVVFGGLDKNYVVHKWLGLTAFAAMLVHDTFEAEVKGVPDLFGLHELASDFGGWVYNSLLVLIAATFLHVIPYRWWRLSHRFMVAVFVLSMAHFVLIPKPLALQGFAGLYLLGFCGLGLIAALFALRPRSIPAPTPYVVTDVQHCEQFTQLTLSPKGRPLQHKAGQFAFLQLEGSSRREAHPFTIASSPQEDGSMRFMISRRIGWTNGELRKVTSDQTIWIDGPYGQFLRRPGSSRQVWLSAGIGVTPFLAWAAEGLRPESHVDIVHICRSRANAPDLSALETFAGNHPETVSLKIIETERTGRPTPHQLMRFMRDIPGKVDLYFCGPRTFYDDVAQICRDAKKGQFTVHHEAFELRGGLRLPTGLRQHLVTLGDGLGMTQWLPKSLRTTADTREKVPDQ; encoded by the coding sequence ATGCTCAGCCATGCGTTCGGTACCGTGGCGCTCATGTCCATGGCGCTCACGGTCATCCTGTCGGCACGCCTTCGTGTTATTGATGTGGTCTTTGGCGGGCTCGACAAGAACTATGTCGTACACAAATGGCTTGGTCTCACGGCCTTTGCCGCGATGCTGGTACACGACACCTTCGAGGCCGAGGTCAAGGGAGTGCCGGATCTCTTTGGCCTGCACGAGCTGGCCTCTGATTTTGGTGGCTGGGTCTACAACAGCCTGCTTGTCTTGATCGCGGCCACGTTCCTCCACGTAATCCCCTATCGCTGGTGGCGGCTGAGCCACCGTTTCATGGTCGCGGTCTTTGTCCTGTCGATGGCCCATTTCGTGCTGATTCCCAAACCCTTAGCCTTGCAGGGTTTCGCTGGCCTGTATCTTCTGGGGTTCTGCGGACTTGGCCTGATCGCAGCTCTGTTTGCTTTGCGCCCGCGGTCTATCCCTGCACCTACGCCGTACGTGGTAACGGATGTGCAACACTGTGAGCAGTTCACTCAACTGACCCTCTCGCCAAAGGGGCGCCCTTTGCAACACAAGGCGGGTCAATTCGCGTTCTTGCAACTTGAAGGGAGTTCTCGTCGCGAGGCGCATCCTTTTACCATCGCATCTTCGCCACAAGAGGACGGCAGCATGCGCTTCATGATCTCTCGTCGCATTGGATGGACAAATGGGGAGCTCCGGAAAGTCACATCAGACCAGACCATTTGGATTGATGGCCCGTACGGGCAGTTTCTTCGTCGGCCTGGATCTTCACGCCAGGTGTGGCTCAGCGCCGGGATCGGGGTTACGCCGTTTCTCGCATGGGCTGCAGAGGGTCTGCGCCCCGAGAGCCACGTGGACATCGTGCATATTTGCAGATCGCGTGCAAATGCCCCCGACCTGAGCGCACTTGAAACGTTTGCGGGCAACCATCCCGAAACCGTGTCGCTGAAAATCATCGAAACCGAGCGAACCGGTAGACCAACACCCCATCAGCTCATGCGTTTTATGCGCGACATTCCCGGCAAAGTTGATTTGTATTTTTGTGGCCCCAGAACATTTTATGACGACGTCGCGCAAATCTGTCGCGACGCGAAAAAGGGACAGTTCACCGTGCACCACGAAGCGTTTGAGCTTCGCGGCGGATTGCGGTTGCCGACGGGTTTACGCCAGCATCTTGTAACGCTTGGGGACGGATTAGGAATGACGCAATGGCTGCCTAAGTCTTTGCGAACCACCGCCGACACGCGGGAGAAGGTTCCTGACCAGTAA